The genomic region CATCGATCTTGGTATTGGCGCTTATTCCCATGACAAGCTCTCCTTTTACATTTACCATCCATTTTAAAATAAAAATGTTGGATATTTCCCTTGATCCTAATGTGTATTATATTCATTTAAATGAAAACACAAGCAGGAGGTCAAGATGGCGATCGATGTTATGATTAAAAGAAAGGTGAAACCCGGCCGTCAGGCCAAGGAGCTTGTGCCGCTTATCCTGCATCTAAGAGCCCTTGCAACATATCAACCCGGGTACATCTCCGGTACAACATTAAGCAATTTAGAACACCCAGATGAATGCCTGGTGGTTAGCCGATGGGAGTCGATTGACGATTGGAACCGCTGGCGGCAAAGCTCGCAAAGAACCGAAATTGAGCAAAAAATTGAGGCGCTGACAGGTGAGAAAACTGAATACAATCTGTATGCCCCCATGGTCGCCCACACAGATCTGGAGCAGACATTCACAAAAAAACGCTGACAGCTAAATATAACCCTGATTTTTTGCTGCTCAACAGGTTATCAATCAATTAAATAAGCAGTTGACAAGATTTTATCTCTTTCTGTAGTATGTCACCGTGGGCTAATCATGACCTGGAATACAATATGTCCGCTAACTTGCGCTGTGTTTTAATTCTTGCTCCTTGCCGAATCCTCTCAGTGCTTGAAGACGTTTTTCTACGCTATAACCTCATTGCCACCCAAAATTATTGGCTAACTCGCAAACTTTGAAGAGGGGGGGACCAAATTATGCCAGTCAAATTTAATCAATATTGGTCAGTCGACTTTGATAAAACCGAGGATTATGAAAAATATATCATTCGAAAATTCATCCCCGGAATGAATAAACTCGGGCTTCATATCGTTGCCGGTTGGACAGTTTTGGTTGGTGGCAAAAGTGAACTCTTTCTTGAAGGAATCAGCACCGATTTGGATAAACTTGAAAACGCGCTGCGAGATAAAAAATACAGGGAGTTAAATGCCGACCTGCAAAATTACGTTCGCAATTACAGAACAAAAGTTCTGGTAGGGACCGGAAAAAAAGATGATTATTCCAAGGATGTTAAGGCCAATACGGTTAAATTTAACCAGGCCTGGAATATTATCAGTAAAACCAAAGATCAATACGAAGACTATGTCATCCAGACCTATTATCCATGCCTGGAAGAGCTGGGGATTAAAGTGGCCGGCGAATGGGAAGTCTTTATTGGAGAAGGGCCGCACATCTTATGCGAGGGTCGGGCTCAGGATACCGATACAGCCACTTTGATCAGCAATCTCAGGAGTGAGAAGTTTCAGAAAGCCAAACACGGTTTGAGGCAATTTATTGAAAATTACGAAAGCCGTATTTTCATCTTTCACATTCAAAAGATCATCGGTTACAAATCCGCCAGCTATGAGATGATTTCCTTTTAAATAGCTGTTTAGAAATTTATTGTCATAAACAAAAAAGCCCCTGATTAAAAACGATCTTTTGAAATCAGGGGCTTTTTTATTTCACCGATTGGAAACGGCTGTACCGTCTATACTATTGCCCCTTTTCGTAGCGCTGTTCAATGATAAGCGCCGGTTTGAGCAGCAGCGAGACCACAAAAATTCCCAGGGCCAGAATCCCGAGCGTAATGCTGACCTCCACCCAGCTGGGTGCGTAATTGACGACTTCCCCCAGTGGTGACGGCACCAGGCCGGGTACGATCAAACCGATGCCCTTTTCGATCCAGATGCCTAAAAACAACAACGCACAGGCCGGCACCAGTACTTTAGGGTTATTTTTTCCCGGGTTAAAGGCCATTGTCAGGGTGCCGATGACATTCATGACAATGGCTGTCCAGATCCAAGGGACCAGAGCTGAATGGCCCTGGAGGCCAAAATACAGATAAATGGCCGGCTGGCTGTGATGGGTGGGCAGGTAAAATTCTTTAAAGACCTCGGAAAAGAGCATGATCAGGTTAATAATAGCCGCTACCACGCTGATGCGCCTGATTTTGTTAAAGACCTGATCTTCGACCCGGAATGATGTCGTGGATTGAATGATCACCAGCACGATGATGATCAAGGCCGGTCCGGCTGCAAAGGCGGACGCCAGAAAGCGGGGGCCCATTAACGGATTGTTCCAGAACGGCCGGGCCGGCAGCCCCTGGTACAAAAAGGCGGTTACCAGGTGGATGCCAAAGGCCCAGAAGATAGAGAGAAAAATCAGCGGCAGATATAATTTTTTTATGGGCTCGCGGTGGTAATAATGGCAAAACAGGATATAGGCCGGTACCAGCAGGTTCAACACCAGGTAGCCGTTTAACACCAGCACGTCCCAGGTCAGCAAAGAGGTCGGCCAGTTAAACAACCCGATGATGGGTATCATGTGCCAAGCATTCCAGGGGGCGCCCAGATCCACAAAAACAAACATCAAACACATCACCAGAGCGCCGATGGCAACAACCTCTCCAACAATGACCACCTTGTGCAGATCTTTGTCTTTGAAGATGTAAGACGGCAATATGATCATTACGGCGGCGGCAGCCACGCCCACCAGAAAGGTAAAATTGGCGATGTAAAAGCCCCAGCTGACAATATCCGACATATTGGTAACAGCCAATCCGACATTGATTTGAACAAAATATGCATAGACACCCAGCACCATCAAAGCCATCAGAATACACAGATAGATCTGATAGATCAGACCGCCGGATAGGCTCCAGGTGATCACATCTTTAAAAAATGCGATGACCTCATTGATAATGGATAATTTATGCGTCACTAACTTTTCTTGGGTCGTTTCCATAGGGCCTCTGCTGGTTTAATCGACAAAATACCAGAATTTGGGGTCCGTTCCCAGATCCTCTTTCCATCGGAAAACCTTCTTGTTTTTAAGGACAAATCTGATTTCACTGTCTGGATCTAACAGATTTCCAAACACCCGGGCACCGGTCGGGCAAGCTTCAACACAGGCGGGTAGCCGTCCGGATCGGCTTCTTTGCACGCAAAAGGTGCATTTTTCCATCTGCCCCCGGCCGCGCACACGGTTGCCCAGATAGTGTTGCTTTTTGGTCATTTCCTCCTTGGGCACAACCGGATCGTTCCAGTTGAACCGCCGCCCGTAATAAGGGCAGGCGGCAATGCAGTAGCGGCAACCGATACACCAGTCATAATCGACAACCACAATGCCATCTGGTTCCTGCCAGGTGGCCTTGGTGGGGCAGGCTTTAACACAAGGGGCGTTTTGACAGTGGTAGCATTGCACCCCCATGTAGAAATGATCTTCGACCGGCACCTGGTGATAGAATTGGCCATTACCTGCCTCCGGGCTCATCTGACCGTGCTCCATCTCAAAAATGCGGATATATTGCATGTTGGATTTACGGTCGAGGTTGTTCTCCTTCACACAGGCCGCCACACATTCCATATACCCTTCACAGCGGGTGACGTTAAAGGCATAACCGAACAGAACGCCGTCAATCGGCGCTGTGGAGCTCATCTGGATGTTGACCCCTCTTTGGATCTTGGCCAGGCGTTCAAGACGCCGGACCGTCTCATCTTTTTCCTCCTGGGTCATGAGCTGGTAGTGCTTCTTAAAATATTCCTTCCAGCGCAATGACAGCTCTTCTTTGGAGCCCAGCATGCTGCTGCCGCCGCATCCGGCCAGCATGGCCGCACCACCGAAAGCAGCAGCTTTGGCGGCGCCTTTCAGAAAATCTCTTCGGCTGCGCGGTTTGGCCTGTTGACAGTTTTGTTTGTCCGTCTTCTGGCAGATAGTATTTGGGGGACTCATGCTGTTTCCCTATTTGCTTTTGCTCAACGGCGGTGAATAGATAACCGGCCAGCGCTTTTTAAAGCGCGGTGAATGGGGGTCATGACAACCGGTGCAGTTTTTGACCACCCGTTGGCCGGCCCAGTAGGAGATGCGCTTGCCATGGGCGCCACCCACCCAGTCTTTTTTCTGTCGGAAGTGGCACTGGCCGCACATCTGGTAGCTGTGATCCATATCGATTTTTGTGCCCTGTTCGGTCACCAGAAAATCGCGTTCATCTTTTTTATGACAGGTATAACAGGCCAGGGGGCGCGATTCGCTGCCGTGCTTGAGAATAATTTCACCATGGGCGATTTCAGCGGCCCGTGTCACCTTGACCGGTTTGTTATTGTGGCATTGGCTGCATTTGAAACGCTGCATCTTGTCCTTGCGGGTTTCGACCCAAAAACGCCCGCCCTGGTACCGTTCGGTCACCAGAACAGAAGGTATCGGAAGTGACAGCGCCGCATCGACCTGCTTTTCATCAAAAGGCGCAGTTGCATTTTTGTAGGTCTCAACGACGCCCCCGCCAGCAGTGAAGGCAGCGCCCGCAGGGATCATGATTAGCAGCGCCACCCATATCCAACAGAGCCAATGATTTAAGGTTGGTGTTTTCATATCAAACCCGATCGGTTAAGATTTCGGTTTTCTTTGCCACGGCGGCGCATTGGTTTCCGGCACGTGACACTGCCGGCAATTGCCCCGTGACGGGTGCTCCACTCGTATGGTCGCAACGGTTCCCGGTCCCACATGACAGGCGATACAATTCCCTCGGTTTTGAATATCATGCGGAATCGGCAGCGGTGCACCCGGAAGGGACGCACGTCCCAAACGGGGTGGCGCCACGCTCATCCAGTCAGTTTCAATAAACAGATTGGCCTCGGTAACGGTAACATGGCACTGTCGGCAGGCCTCCTGTTCGGGGTGCGGCGTAACGGGCGTATTCTTTTTGAGCTCTTCCGTCCAGCCGCCTTGGAGGTGGCAGGTGAGGCACTCGACCGGGGCCAAATCCGGCTCTTCGACCTTATGGGGAATCAGCGGCGGTGACCCGGGATACTGTCTGAGAGCGTAGTATTCCTCGAGCGTGCGACCGGTGGATGTGCCTTCCAAGTAGTCCTTGGATACCTGATCGTAGTTTACAAAGATGGTTTTTCCACTATCGTCAAAGTTCATGTCCTGAGATTCCGCGACCGTGGTTTGCGTCCCTTTCGGCTCGGAAGAAAAGGCCGAAAATACGATCAGCGGTAATACCAAGATGCAGATCCCGGCGAATATCAGAAAAACCTTTCCCACTTTCTGGTCTGAGTTTTCCATTATACTCTCTCCAATTTAACCGCACATTTTTTATAATCCGGCTGTTTGGATATGGGGCAAAATGCATCCAAAGTGGCCTCGTTGATTAAATAGCTTTCGTCAAAGAAAGGTACAAAAACCATTCCACGGGGCGGACGCCCGCGCCCATTGATGCTGGCTTTCATGGTCACCGATCCCCGGCGAGAGGACACCTTGACGTTGCTGCCGTTGGTGATCCCCAGGCGGTCGGCATCATCGGGGTTGATTTCCACATAGGCCTCAGGGACCGCTCGATGAAGGAGCGGCACGCGCCGGGTCATCGAGCCCGTATGCCAGTGCTCCAGGATGCGGCCGGTATTAAGCCAGAAGGGGTATTCACTGTCAGGTGACTCTGCCGGCGGCTCATATGGCCTGAGCCATATCCAGGCCCGTCGATCCGGTTTACCGTAAAAATCAAAAGAATCTCCTTCAGCCGCCGGGTCGTATTTGGCATTATAGCGCCATTTGGTCTCGATTCCGTTGACATACGGCCATACGATCCCGGATTTGGCTTTAAGGTCGTTATACGGCGCCATGCGGTGTTTGGGGTTGTCATGGAACTGGATGTATTCATTCCAGATGTCTTCAATGTAGGTTTCTTCTGACCATGGGAACTGCTTTTCAAATCCCATGCGACGGGCCACCTCGATGATCTGCCAGGTATTGCTCATGCAATCTCCTGGCATGGGAATGATCTGCTCGTTGTGCTGGGTGCGCCGCTCTGAATTGCCGAAGAATCCTTCGCGCTCGATCCACAGGGCGGCCGGCAGGATCACATCGGCCACATCGGATGTGGGGGTAGGATAAATTTCAGATACCACGATGAAGCGCTCGTCTTTTTTAGCGCCGTCCCGGTAGCGGTTTAGGTTGGGCATGGTCACCATGGGGTTGGTCACCTGGATCCACATGAAGCGGATATCGCCGCGATCCAGCGCCCGGAACATTTCAACCGTATGATAGGTGGGCTTGGGATCGATATTTTCCACCGGCACATCCCAGATCTTGGCCGCCAGCTTGCGGGCGCCTTCTTTCATGACCACACCCTTGGGCAGCTTATGAGTCAGGGTGCCGACTTCACGTACTGTGCCGCAGGCGCTGGGTTGCCCGGTTAATGAAAAGGGGCCATTGCCCGGTAGGGAGATTTTGCCCACCAGCAAGTGGCAGTTGTAAACAAGGTTGTTAATCCAGGTGCCC from Desulfobacterales bacterium harbors:
- a CDS encoding molybdopterin-dependent oxidoreductase: MDITRRDFIKSAALQSAVASAAVLFPGISFGAWNTVGSGGIEWKKTPCRFCGTGCGLLVGVSGDRAVAVKGDPNCTVNKGLCCVKGYHSVQILYGNDRITKALVRKNGQMVETPLKEALDLVASKMKETIKGHGKDSVAMYGSGQWSITDGYVSAKLFKGCIGTNNLEANARLCMASAVTGFITSFGMDEPMGSYDDIDHADVFITWGNNMAEMHPVLFSRMLANRKAKNHVKIIDFATRTTRTSQAADKSILFKPQTDLAVANAICYEIVRNDWVNWDFVNKHVSFHKGKTNIGYGTQDHFKFKDKAETVDWEAYKAFLEDYTPEKVEQISGVPAKDIKYLASLFGDPDKKIVSYWCMGMNQHTRGTWINNLVYNCHLLVGKISLPGNGPFSLTGQPSACGTVREVGTLTHKLPKGVVMKEGARKLAAKIWDVPVENIDPKPTYHTVEMFRALDRGDIRFMWIQVTNPMVTMPNLNRYRDGAKKDERFIVVSEIYPTPTSDVADVILPAALWIEREGFFGNSERRTQHNEQIIPMPGDCMSNTWQIIEVARRMGFEKQFPWSEETYIEDIWNEYIQFHDNPKHRMAPYNDLKAKSGIVWPYVNGIETKWRYNAKYDPAAEGDSFDFYGKPDRRAWIWLRPYEPPAESPDSEYPFWLNTGRILEHWHTGSMTRRVPLLHRAVPEAYVEINPDDADRLGITNGSNVKVSSRRGSVTMKASINGRGRPPRGMVFVPFFDESYLINEATLDAFCPISKQPDYKKCAVKLERV
- a CDS encoding 4Fe-4S dicluster domain-containing protein; translation: MSPPNTICQKTDKQNCQQAKPRSRRDFLKGAAKAAAFGGAAMLAGCGGSSMLGSKEELSLRWKEYFKKHYQLMTQEEKDETVRRLERLAKIQRGVNIQMSSTAPIDGVLFGYAFNVTRCEGYMECVAACVKENNLDRKSNMQYIRIFEMEHGQMSPEAGNGQFYHQVPVEDHFYMGVQCYHCQNAPCVKACPTKATWQEPDGIVVVDYDWCIGCRYCIAACPYYGRRFNWNDPVVPKEEMTKKQHYLGNRVRGRGQMEKCTFCVQRSRSGRLPACVEACPTGARVFGNLLDPDSEIRFVLKNKKVFRWKEDLGTDPKFWYFVD
- a CDS encoding antibiotic biosynthesis monooxygenase family protein, with protein sequence MAIDVMIKRKVKPGRQAKELVPLILHLRALATYQPGYISGTTLSNLEHPDECLVVSRWESIDDWNRWRQSSQRTEIEQKIEALTGEKTEYNLYAPMVAHTDLEQTFTKKR
- the nrfD gene encoding polysulfide reductase NrfD translates to METTQEKLVTHKLSIINEVIAFFKDVITWSLSGGLIYQIYLCILMALMVLGVYAYFVQINVGLAVTNMSDIVSWGFYIANFTFLVGVAAAAVMIILPSYIFKDKDLHKVVIVGEVVAIGALVMCLMFVFVDLGAPWNAWHMIPIIGLFNWPTSLLTWDVLVLNGYLVLNLLVPAYILFCHYYHREPIKKLYLPLIFLSIFWAFGIHLVTAFLYQGLPARPFWNNPLMGPRFLASAFAAGPALIIIVLVIIQSTTSFRVEDQVFNKIRRISVVAAIINLIMLFSEVFKEFYLPTHHSQPAIYLYFGLQGHSALVPWIWTAIVMNVIGTLTMAFNPGKNNPKVLVPACALLFLGIWIEKGIGLIVPGLVPSPLGEVVNYAPSWVEVSITLGILALGIFVVSLLLKPALIIEQRYEKGQ